Proteins encoded by one window of Massilia sp. NR 4-1:
- the prsT gene encoding XrtA/PEP-CTERM system TPR-repeat protein PrsT: MSRRVNKLVVSAALMSGVLLLGAGMSACSKGESAEKLLADARQYQQKGDNKAALIQLKNALEKSPDLAEARFQLASLYNDLGEPLAAEKEIRRAIALKYDAGKTMPVLARTLLMQGEFQKVLDETANATSEAVLVMRGDAYLGLGADKAAQAEEAFQAALKLRPDSGDALVGLARVASLRKDLDGAIRFGEEAVSKDPQNPAVWSFKGDLLRFQDKPAEALAAYQQVVKLKPEHRSAHLEIAYLLVADGKYDAAQASLDTARKLTPNNFIVLYTQALLDYSRGKYTAAQENLLKVLRVAPNHMPTLLLAGAVELNTGSVKQAEQYLRKYLESNPDNVYARKMLAGALLKSGQAPDALSVLGPALKTEQQDASLLALAGETYMQARDFDKATSYFSKATVLEPQKALLRTSLGLSKLAQGDKTGAVAEMERAAALDSSSLEAGLALLRTELGLEHFDKALQIATELEKKHGDRPVVHNTKGGIYLAKKDLPKARASFEKALSLDKIYLPAMINLAQIDLQDRKFDQARQRFDPLLQKDPKNVEAMTALANIAVLENKPEVATNWLIKAATENPDALAPALQLAVHYMRGNEAAKAVTLLRKYQVAHAASPELLDVLGQAQLATKDQAGALESFSKLASVMPKSAVPLYRIGVAHQLGKNEAAAVDSLKKAVALDADYLPAYQGLIGIAVAKRDYEQALTLARQVQKQQPKQPPGYLFEGDIYEAQQKPAQAQAAYEKALALSQGAPNIFLKIHNALRAQGKEKDAAQRLAQWRKDKPDDFAVALLEAEGNIRDKNYKLAATQLEALQKKKVDDVIVLNNLAWVYQQMKDPRALSVAEQAYKLQSSHPSVVDTLGWLLIEQGNTTRGIELLRKAIAGVPDERAAGELRYHLAYGLHKSGDKAGARKELEKLLASGAQFPQLEEARSLLKQL, from the coding sequence CTCAAAAATGCGCTGGAGAAGAGTCCCGACCTGGCCGAAGCGCGCTTCCAGCTGGCCAGCCTGTACAACGATCTCGGCGAGCCGCTGGCGGCCGAAAAGGAAATCCGGCGCGCCATCGCGCTCAAATACGATGCCGGGAAGACGATGCCGGTGCTGGCGCGGACCCTGCTGATGCAAGGCGAGTTCCAGAAGGTGCTGGATGAAACCGCCAACGCCACGTCGGAAGCCGTGCTGGTGATGCGTGGCGATGCCTATCTCGGCCTGGGCGCCGACAAGGCGGCGCAGGCTGAAGAAGCCTTCCAGGCCGCGCTCAAGCTGCGCCCCGACAGCGGTGATGCCCTGGTCGGCCTGGCGCGCGTGGCGTCCCTGCGCAAGGACCTGGACGGCGCCATCCGCTTCGGCGAAGAGGCGGTCAGCAAGGATCCGCAGAATCCCGCGGTCTGGTCCTTCAAAGGCGATCTGCTGCGCTTCCAGGACAAGCCGGCCGAAGCGCTGGCCGCCTACCAGCAAGTGGTCAAGCTCAAGCCCGAGCACCGCAGCGCCCACCTGGAAATCGCCTACCTGCTGGTGGCCGACGGCAAATACGATGCGGCCCAGGCCAGCCTCGACACGGCGCGCAAGCTGACGCCGAATAACTTCATCGTGCTCTACACCCAGGCCCTGCTCGACTACTCGCGCGGCAAATACACGGCGGCCCAGGAAAACCTGCTGAAAGTGCTGCGCGTGGCGCCGAACCACATGCCGACCCTGCTGCTGGCCGGCGCGGTCGAGCTGAACACCGGCTCCGTCAAGCAGGCCGAGCAGTATCTGCGCAAATACCTCGAATCGAATCCCGACAATGTGTACGCGCGCAAGATGCTGGCCGGCGCCCTGCTGAAAAGCGGCCAGGCGCCCGACGCGCTGAGCGTGCTTGGCCCGGCCCTGAAAACCGAGCAGCAGGACGCCAGCCTGCTGGCGCTGGCGGGCGAAACCTATATGCAGGCACGCGATTTCGACAAGGCCACCAGCTACTTCAGCAAGGCCACCGTGCTCGAACCGCAAAAAGCCCTGCTGCGCACCTCGCTGGGCTTGAGCAAGCTGGCCCAGGGCGACAAGACGGGCGCCGTGGCCGAGATGGAACGCGCCGCCGCCCTCGACAGCAGCTCGCTGGAAGCCGGCCTGGCCCTGCTGCGCACCGAACTGGGCCTGGAACATTTCGACAAGGCCCTGCAAATCGCCACCGAATTGGAAAAGAAACACGGCGACCGCCCCGTGGTGCATAACACCAAGGGCGGCATCTACCTGGCCAAGAAGGATTTGCCGAAGGCGCGCGCCAGCTTCGAGAAAGCCTTAAGCCTGGACAAGATCTACCTGCCAGCCATGATCAACCTGGCCCAGATCGATCTGCAGGACCGCAAATTCGACCAGGCGCGCCAGCGCTTCGACCCGCTGCTGCAAAAAGACCCGAAGAATGTGGAGGCGATGACGGCGCTGGCGAATATCGCCGTGCTGGAGAACAAGCCCGAGGTCGCGACCAATTGGCTGATCAAGGCCGCCACCGAGAATCCGGATGCACTGGCGCCGGCCTTGCAGCTGGCGGTCCACTATATGCGCGGCAATGAGGCGGCCAAGGCCGTCACGCTGTTGCGCAAATACCAGGTGGCCCATGCCGCCAGCCCCGAGCTGCTCGATGTGCTGGGCCAGGCCCAGCTGGCCACCAAGGACCAGGCCGGCGCGCTGGAAAGCTTCAGCAAGCTGGCCAGCGTGATGCCCAAGTCGGCCGTGCCGCTGTACCGCATCGGCGTTGCCCATCAGCTTGGCAAGAACGAGGCGGCGGCCGTGGACAGCTTGAAAAAAGCCGTCGCGCTCGACGCCGACTACCTGCCCGCCTACCAGGGCTTGATCGGCATCGCCGTGGCCAAGCGCGATTACGAGCAGGCGCTGACGCTGGCGCGCCAGGTGCAGAAGCAGCAGCCCAAGCAGCCGCCCGGCTACCTGTTCGAAGGCGATATCTACGAGGCGCAGCAAAAGCCGGCGCAAGCCCAGGCGGCGTATGAAAAAGCGCTGGCCCTGAGCCAGGGTGCGCCGAATATCTTCCTGAAAATCCACAATGCCTTGCGCGCCCAGGGCAAGGAAAAGGATGCCGCGCAGCGCCTGGCGCAATGGCGCAAGGACAAGCCGGACGACTTCGCCGTGGCCCTGCTGGAAGCGGAAGGCAATATCCGCGACAAGAACTACAAGCTGGCCGCGACCCAGCTGGAAGCCCTGCAAAAGAAAAAAGTCGACGATGTGATCGTGCTCAACAACCTGGCCTGGGTCTACCAGCAGATGAAAGACCCGCGGGCGCTGTCGGTGGCCGAACAGGCGTATAAATTGCAGAGCTCCCATCCCTCCGTGGTCGACACCCTGGGCTGGTTGCTGATCGAGCAGGGCAATACCACGCGCGGCATCGAGCTGTTGCGTAAGGCCATCGCCGGCGTTCCCGATGAGCGCGCCGCCGGCGAGCTGCGCTATCACCTGGCATACGGCTTGCATAAGTCTGGCGACAAGGCGGGCGCGCGCAAGGAGCTGGAGAAGCTGCTGGCGAGTGGCGCGCAGTTCCCGCAGCTGGAAGAGGCGCGCTCGCTGTTGAAGCAACTTTGA